The window ACCGCAGGCCACGACCACGGCGCAGGCGATGAACACCAGCCGGAAGGCAAAGGCCAGATCCTGCGCCGAGGCCGAGCGCGCCAGCATCTCCACCGACGAGCCGCTGGCGCTGCCGAGACCGCCGAGCACGATGGCGCCGAGGATCGCCACCACCAGCGCCGCGAACAGCGCGCGGAAGAAATTGGCGGCGCCGGTGGCGATGCCCATTTGCGGCCGCTCGACCGCATTCTGCATGCATACGGTCGACACCGGAAACACCATGCCGAAGCCAAGGCCCACGACCGACATCAGCGCCAGCACCGCCAGGAGCGACAAGCCGGCGGGCCAGATCGCCAGCACCGCGAGCGCGGCGATGGAGGCGATATTGCCGACAATCGGAATGCGCTTGTAGTGCGTCATGCGCATCAGCGCCTGCCCGGCCGCCAGCGACGCCGCCGTGACCGCAGCGAGCATCGGGATCAGCGCCAGGCCGGACTGCGTCGCCGACAGGCCCATCACGCCCTCGAAATACAGCGGCACGAAGATGGTCATGCCGACCAGCGTGCCCATGGTGCAGGCGCCGGCGAGCGTCGCCGCGCGCACCACCTTGTTGCCGAGAATATTGAGCGGCAGGAACGGCTCTTCGGCGCGCGCCAGCCGCCAGGCGAACAGCGCCCACAGCACCGCCGAGGCGGCCACCAGCGCGGCGATTTGCGGCGACAGCCACGGATAGCGCGCGCCGCCGGACGACAGCGCCAGCAGCAGCGCCACCGAGGCCAGCATCATCAGCACGGCGCCGATGCCGTCGAGTTTGTGCTCGCGCTTGTGGAACGGCACCAGCTTGAGCATGTGCCAGGTCATGCCCAGCGCCAGCGCGCCGAGCGGCACGTTGATCCAGAAGATCAGCGACCAGTCGATATGTTCGGTGAGGAAACCGCCGAGCACCGGGCCGCCGACCGAGGACAGCGCGAACACCGCGGCGATGTAGCCCTGATAGCGGCCGCGCTCGCGCGGCGAAACGATATCGGCGATCACCGTCTGCGCCAGCGCGATCAGCGCGCCGCCGCCGAAGCCCTGGAAGGCACGCGCCAGGATCAGCGCGGTCATGCTCGGCGCCAGCGCGCAGGCGATCGAGCCGACGATGAAGATCGCGACCGCGCTCAGCATCACGGCGCGGCGGCCATACATGTCCGACAATTTGCCGAGCAGCGGCGTCGCCGCGGTGCCGGTGAGCAGATAGGCCGTCACCACCCAGGCCAGGTCTTCCAGATTGTGGAAATGCCGGCCGATGGTCGGCAGCGCGGTGGCGACAATGGTCTGGTCGAGCGCGCCAAGGAACATCGCCAGCGTGATGCCCTGGACGATGCGCGAGATCTGCCGGTGCGTCAGCTGTTGGGTCATGGACGTGCGGACATGCCAAGCGCGCGGGCAAAGCGCAAGCGTTGCCTGTGCTGGGGTGCCATGTTCCCGGCCCGGCGGGCGTTCCTATTTCGGCGGCACCTTGCCGCGCGAACCCTTCGGCCAGCGCACCGGCCACTTGACGATGTAATCGACGAGATCGCGGTCCGGCACATCGACCTCATTGGCCGAAACCTTGCCGCGCACCGAAATGCCGGCCTCGTGCACGGTGTCCGCCCGGCCCGAGATCAAGGGATGCCACCACGGCAGGTCCTTGCCCTCGGCCACCAGCACATAGCCGCAGGTCGGCGGCAGCCAGGTCAGGCGGCGGATGTTGCGCCAGGACAGCCGCACGCAATCGTGAACCTTCTTCTGCCGGTTCTTGTAGTCGGCGCAGCGGCAGCTCGCGGTGTCGAGCAGCTTGCAGCCGACATCGGTATAGACCGTCTCGCCGCTGTCGATGTCGGTGAGCTTGTTGAGGCAGCAGCGGCCGCAGCCGTCGCAGAGACTTTCCCACTCGCGCGGGGTCATCTCGCTCATCTTCTTGGTGCGCCAGAAGGGAAGCGCCGTATCCTTCAAGGTCTTGTCGTCGGGCATGTCCCTCATTCCCGCATTGGCGCGGCCGGCACAAGAGGCATTCTTGGAAACTCGTTCTTCGAAAGGCGATGGCCCGGAGGCCGCACAAGATGCGGCCGCCTCACCGCTTGAGCTGGCGCAGGCAGGCCATCGCCGCCTCGATCTGCGCGACATACAGCGCTTCCGTGCGGGCATCGTCGGCCCGCTCGGCATGGTTCGGCCCGCCTTCGTAGAAGAACTTGGCGGCGCGCCGGGCGCGGCCCAGACGCCAGCGGCTGTAGGCCGCCATGGCGGCGGACACCGAATCGATGGCGCGCCGGCGCGCCTCCCAGACCTGCGCGGCATCGGCCTTGGCGCGCGCTCTGGCGGCACGCGCCGCTGCGGCGGCGCAGGCCGTGGCCGCCCGCTGCCGCGCGGCGGGATCGAGCGCCTTGATCCCTTGTGCGATTTCTTGTGCGATTCCTTGCGCGACCGGCCGCCCCGCCTCGTCGCGCGGGATGAAGCGGCCGCCGGCGCCCTTGACCGGCTCCCGGCCGGACGCGCGCAGCCAGCGCGCGCCCCGCTCGGCCCCGGAGACGGAACCTGTCGATGCATCATCCGCCGGCGCGCGGACGTAACGCCGCTTCCAC of the Undibacter mobilis genome contains:
- a CDS encoding MDR family MFS transporter yields the protein MTQQLTHRQISRIVQGITLAMFLGALDQTIVATALPTIGRHFHNLEDLAWVVTAYLLTGTAATPLLGKLSDMYGRRAVMLSAVAIFIVGSIACALAPSMTALILARAFQGFGGGALIALAQTVIADIVSPRERGRYQGYIAAVFALSSVGGPVLGGFLTEHIDWSLIFWINVPLGALALGMTWHMLKLVPFHKREHKLDGIGAVLMMLASVALLLALSSGGARYPWLSPQIAALVAASAVLWALFAWRLARAEEPFLPLNILGNKVVRAATLAGACTMGTLVGMTIFVPLYFEGVMGLSATQSGLALIPMLAAVTAASLAAGQALMRMTHYKRIPIVGNIASIAALAVLAIWPAGLSLLAVLALMSVVGLGFGMVFPVSTVCMQNAVERPQMGIATGAANFFRALFAALVVAILGAIVLGGLGSASGSSVEMLARSASAQDLAFAFRLVFIACAVVVACGLGFIIALDELPLRGPSGPAVEPH
- a CDS encoding YcgN family cysteine cluster protein, producing MPDDKTLKDTALPFWRTKKMSEMTPREWESLCDGCGRCCLNKLTDIDSGETVYTDVGCKLLDTASCRCADYKNRQKKVHDCVRLSWRNIRRLTWLPPTCGYVLVAEGKDLPWWHPLISGRADTVHEAGISVRGKVSANEVDVPDRDLVDYIVKWPVRWPKGSRGKVPPK